A window of the Synechococcus sp. LTW-R genome harbors these coding sequences:
- a CDS encoding photosystem I assembly protein Ycf4, translated as MASAPAAKAAPSSDLLEQAVVGSRRLSNVLVAAVVSTGGLGFLLTSASSYLGKDLLPIGHPASLTWVPQGLVMGLYGIAAALLSTYLWAVIAIDVGAGSNSFNKKSGKLTVTRRGFRELISVTTPLSEIQAVKIDVRDGLNPRRRLALRVQGRRDLPLTTVGEPMPLADLERGGAELARFLGVPLEGV; from the coding sequence ATGGCATCGGCCCCCGCCGCCAAGGCTGCCCCGTCCTCTGATCTGCTCGAGCAGGCCGTGGTGGGCTCCCGCCGTCTCTCCAATGTCTTGGTGGCCGCTGTGGTGAGCACCGGGGGCTTGGGCTTCCTCCTGACGAGTGCCTCCAGCTACCTGGGCAAGGATCTGCTCCCGATCGGCCACCCCGCCTCCCTCACCTGGGTGCCCCAGGGTTTAGTCATGGGCCTCTATGGCATCGCAGCGGCGCTGCTCTCTACCTATCTCTGGGCCGTGATCGCCATTGATGTGGGCGCCGGCAGCAACAGCTTCAATAAAAAGAGCGGAAAGCTCACGGTCACCCGCCGCGGCTTCCGGGAGTTGATCAGCGTGACCACCCCACTGAGTGAGATCCAGGCGGTCAAGATCGACGTCCGCGATGGCCTGAATCCCCGTCGTCGCTTGGCCCTGCGTGTTCAAGGTCGCCGTGATCTGCCCTTGACCACGGTTGGTGAGCCCATGCCCCTGGCGGATCTCGAGCGCGGTGGCGCCGAACTGGCTCGCTTCCTTGGCGTTCCCTTGGAAGGGGTCTGA
- a CDS encoding peptidylprolyl isomerase, producing the protein MVRSLLLALLLVLSPMGLVACAAPTTSADVGCGTSGVPCLQGKALVELKTSKGVVELSLDGAEAPLTAGNFVDLVRRGTYDGTVFHRVVKEPIPFVVQGGDPQSSQPDTPVSALGTGSFIDPSSGQPRFVPLELLFDGESSPRYGEVVTSPTQQQRLKLSHERGSLAMARSSDPNSASAQFYIALRTLPELDGRYAVFGRVTKGMDVVDQINQGDKLISARVLEGGTLVRDPN; encoded by the coding sequence ATGGTGCGCTCCCTACTTCTCGCTCTGCTCTTGGTGCTGAGCCCCATGGGGCTGGTGGCCTGCGCGGCTCCCACGACCAGCGCCGATGTCGGCTGCGGCACCTCCGGCGTCCCTTGCTTGCAGGGCAAGGCCCTCGTGGAACTCAAGACCAGCAAGGGCGTCGTTGAACTGAGCCTCGATGGCGCCGAAGCGCCCCTGACGGCGGGCAACTTCGTCGATCTGGTTCGCCGTGGCACCTACGACGGCACCGTCTTCCACCGGGTCGTCAAAGAGCCGATCCCCTTTGTGGTGCAGGGCGGAGACCCCCAGAGCTCCCAGCCGGACACCCCGGTGTCGGCCTTGGGCACTGGCAGCTTCATCGATCCTTCGAGCGGTCAACCGCGTTTCGTCCCGCTGGAGCTGCTCTTTGACGGCGAATCCAGCCCCCGCTACGGCGAGGTCGTGACCAGCCCGACCCAGCAGCAGCGCCTGAAGCTCTCCCACGAGCGGGGTTCCCTGGCGATGGCCCGCTCCAGTGACCCCAATTCAGCGAGTGCGCAGTTCTACATCGCCCTGCGCACCCTGCCGGAACTCGACGGCCGGTATGCGGTCTTTGGCCGCGTGACCAAGGGGATGGACGTCGTCGATCAGATCAACCAGGGGGACAAGTTGATCAGCGCCAGAGTCCTTGAAGGGGGAACGCTGGTGCGGGACCCCAATTAG
- the ilvN gene encoding acetolactate synthase small subunit, giving the protein MKHTLSVLVEDESGALSRIAGLFARRGFNIESLAVGPAENRGKSRLTMVVDGDAQTLEQLTKQLDKLVNVLAVTDLTPIPSVERELMLIKVSAPPENRAAILDLVQVFRAKVVDVADSALVIEVVGDPGKLVAITNVLEGYGIMEIARTGRIALERASGVNTAYLKVTSLDKRVPA; this is encoded by the coding sequence ATGAAGCACACCCTCTCGGTGCTGGTGGAAGACGAATCCGGTGCACTCAGCCGCATCGCTGGTCTATTTGCCCGTCGCGGCTTCAACATCGAAAGCCTCGCGGTCGGCCCCGCCGAGAACCGCGGCAAATCTCGGCTCACCATGGTGGTGGACGGTGACGCGCAAACCCTGGAGCAGCTCACCAAACAGCTCGACAAGCTGGTGAACGTCCTGGCGGTGACCGACCTCACGCCGATTCCTTCGGTGGAGCGGGAACTGATGCTGATCAAGGTCTCGGCACCCCCCGAGAACCGTGCAGCAATCCTGGATCTCGTCCAGGTCTTCCGCGCCAAGGTCGTCGACGTCGCCGACAGCGCCCTCGTCATCGAGGTCGTGGGCGACCCCGGCAAGCTCGTCGCGATCACAAACGTGCTCGAGGGCTACGGGATTATGGAAATCGCCCGCACGGGCCGCATCGCTCTGGAGCGCGCCTCCGGAGTGAATACGGCCTATCTGAAGGTCACCAGCCTGGACAAGCGGGTCCCGGCCTAA